One window from the genome of Mucilaginibacter ginsenosidivorans encodes:
- a CDS encoding MEDS domain-containing protein, producing MKQALRPTGIEVLGNIPWGTHFCHFYQNDEDLLSIQVPFFKTGLENNEYCIWVTSGQTTVENAKNALKEVVPDLDKYYEHKSIEILSHHDWYLINGQFELDNVIRLMLARLKIALENGFAGLRLNGDEAWMDQRTSHDFMEYERFLNPAIAGKKLIISCSYQLSKCTATDVLDVALLHESAVSKRKDRWEILETRNFLTSQTQLNLERDLLTKRVLKTTRELNGITEQVKKERSERKKGVFSPYKSELYLKTIVNTSDIAFVLFDSDSHVLLFNAIANYWSILSFGVPLKKGVYLPDLLNEEGKIKFKETIKAVLSGQSLSYETSYQDQGEFREWYRVTIHPVKDDDGKVVGVCCTASNITRDKRAETELQRISGRLEERNKDVDKFAFSLSHDLRAPLANMLGLARMLKNTNVPNSERPELESFLFQSIEKLNDAVYNLNRILELDKTLSLKKAKVNLTELVNEVSARYKPIAKQDAVRIYTDFDNVNEIFTIVSYLESIFFHLIFSSITYNQTGRPPVIEITAEKTANKVIIHYKNFGKGGYSKGTKADAGSYKTLNTSIRGHGVGLSTVKTRVDILGGSISVGTLPDGGKEYRIELPLDLSETNL from the coding sequence ATGAAACAAGCGCTCAGACCAACCGGTATCGAAGTACTCGGCAATATACCGTGGGGCACTCATTTTTGTCATTTTTACCAAAATGACGAGGACCTGTTGTCGATTCAAGTGCCTTTTTTTAAAACTGGTTTGGAAAACAACGAATACTGCATATGGGTAACTTCCGGACAAACCACCGTTGAGAATGCTAAGAATGCACTAAAGGAGGTAGTTCCTGATCTTGATAAATATTATGAACATAAAAGTATCGAGATCCTTTCCCACCATGACTGGTACCTGATTAATGGACAATTTGAACTGGATAACGTCATACGCTTGATGTTAGCGCGTTTAAAAATTGCACTTGAGAACGGCTTTGCCGGCTTACGCCTCAATGGTGACGAAGCCTGGATGGACCAAAGAACATCGCACGATTTTATGGAATATGAACGCTTCCTTAATCCGGCAATAGCGGGAAAAAAGCTTATCATATCATGTAGTTATCAATTAAGTAAATGCACCGCGACAGACGTGTTAGATGTTGCCCTGTTGCATGAATCTGCTGTTTCGAAACGTAAGGACCGATGGGAAATACTGGAAACCCGGAACTTCTTAACATCCCAGACGCAACTGAACCTGGAAAGAGATTTGCTCACGAAACGAGTGCTAAAAACGACGAGGGAGTTAAACGGGATCACCGAACAGGTAAAGAAGGAACGTTCCGAAAGAAAGAAAGGGGTATTTTCCCCGTACAAATCCGAACTTTATTTAAAAACAATAGTAAACACCTCAGATATCGCGTTTGTATTATTCGATAGTGACTCACATGTATTGTTGTTTAATGCTATAGCAAATTATTGGTCAATCCTGTCTTTCGGAGTTCCTTTGAAGAAAGGCGTCTATTTGCCTGACCTTTTGAATGAAGAAGGAAAAATCAAATTTAAAGAAACGATAAAAGCTGTCCTGTCGGGGCAGTCGCTAAGCTATGAGACGAGCTACCAGGACCAGGGCGAGTTCCGGGAATGGTACCGCGTCACCATTCATCCTGTAAAGGATGATGATGGAAAGGTTGTCGGAGTATGTTGCACTGCAAGCAATATTACCCGAGATAAACGGGCGGAAACAGAGCTCCAACGTATAAGCGGCCGATTAGAAGAACGCAATAAAGACGTAGATAAATTTGCTTTTAGTTTATCGCACGATTTGCGGGCGCCATTGGCCAACATGCTTGGGTTAGCCAGGATGCTTAAAAACACAAATGTTCCCAATTCAGAAAGACCAGAACTCGAAAGCTTTTTATTTCAAAGCATCGAGAAACTGAATGATGCAGTTTATAATTTGAACCGCATTTTGGAGTTGGACAAAACTCTGAGTCTGAAAAAAGCAAAGGTCAATCTAACCGAGCTGGTAAATGAAGTATCTGCCCGGTATAAACCGATCGCCAAACAGGACGCCGTCCGAATTTATACTGATTTCGACAACGTGAACGAGATTTTTACTATTGTAAGTTACCTGGAGAGTATTTTTTTTCATCTTATTTTCAGCAGTATAACATATAACCAAACCGGGAGGCCACCGGTGATTGAAATCACTGCTGAAAAGACGGCGAACAAAGTTATTATCCATTATAAAAATTTCGGGAAAGGTGGTTACAGTAAGGGTACAAAGGCAGACGCCGGATCTTATAAGACCCTGAACACGTCCATCAGAGGTCACGGTGTTGGCTTGTCTACAGTGAAAACAAGGGTTGACATCCTTGGAGGATCGATCAGTGTTGGCACATTGCCTGATGGCGGCAAGGAATACCGGATCGAACTGCCGCTTGACTTAAGCGAAACCAACCTTTAG
- the der gene encoding ribosome biogenesis GTPase Der has product MSNIVAIVGRPNVGKSTLFNRLTETRKAIVDDFSGVTRDRHYGVSEWTHHSFTVVDTGGYVANSEDVFEAAIREQVIIAIEEATAILFMVDVTTGVTDLDDEIAALLRRGKKPVMVVVNKVDNNAQQSDAAVFYSLGLGEIYNISSMTGSGTGELLDELVKHFDDEPVEENTLPKFAIVGRPNVGKSSIINALIGKDRNIVTPIAGTTRDSIYIHYNQYGHDFMLVDTAGMRKKTKVKENIEFYSVMRTIKALEEADVVILMIDAVEGIESQDINIFHLAEKNKKGIMVVVNKWDLIEKNNKTTKVFEDMIRQKVAPFTDVPIIFTSVTEKQRVLKVIETAQKVYDNRKKKIPTSKLNDVMLPIIESFPPPSIKGKYVKIKYITQINGVSPMFAFFCNLPQYLKEGYYRFLENKLRENFDFTGVPIQIFFRQK; this is encoded by the coding sequence ATGAGCAATATAGTAGCCATAGTGGGCCGCCCCAACGTAGGCAAATCGACTTTATTTAACCGGTTGACCGAAACGCGCAAAGCCATCGTGGATGATTTTAGCGGCGTAACACGCGACAGGCATTACGGGGTTTCGGAATGGACGCATCACAGTTTTACCGTGGTAGATACAGGCGGTTACGTAGCCAACTCAGAAGACGTTTTTGAAGCTGCTATACGCGAACAGGTAATCATCGCTATCGAAGAGGCCACTGCTATATTGTTTATGGTCGACGTGACAACAGGCGTTACCGACCTTGATGATGAAATTGCAGCGTTGCTGCGCCGCGGAAAGAAGCCGGTGATGGTTGTTGTGAACAAAGTGGACAATAATGCCCAACAATCGGACGCTGCCGTATTTTATAGCCTGGGCCTGGGCGAGATATATAACATATCCTCGATGACGGGTTCGGGAACCGGCGAATTGCTTGATGAACTGGTAAAGCATTTTGACGATGAGCCGGTTGAAGAAAACACCTTGCCGAAGTTCGCCATCGTCGGGCGCCCTAATGTAGGCAAGTCATCCATTATCAACGCACTTATAGGTAAGGATCGTAATATCGTAACACCGATAGCAGGCACCACCCGCGATTCTATCTATATCCATTATAACCAATATGGGCACGATTTTATGCTGGTTGATACAGCAGGAATGCGCAAAAAGACGAAGGTTAAGGAAAATATAGAGTTTTACTCCGTTATGCGCACCATCAAAGCGCTGGAGGAAGCCGACGTGGTGATCCTGATGATCGATGCGGTTGAAGGTATCGAGTCGCAGGACATCAACATTTTTCACCTGGCCGAAAAGAATAAAAAGGGCATTATGGTGGTGGTGAATAAGTGGGACCTGATAGAAAAGAACAATAAAACCACCAAAGTATTTGAGGATATGATACGCCAAAAGGTGGCTCCGTTCACCGACGTCCCTATCATCTTTACATCTGTTACCGAAAAACAACGGGTGCTGAAAGTGATAGAAACAGCACAAAAGGTTTACGATAACCGAAAGAAAAAAATACCCACTTCCAAACTTAACGACGTGATGCTGCCGATTATCGAAAGCTTTCCGCCGCCGTCTATCAAAGGGAAATACGTTAAAATAAAATACATCACGCAGATCAACGGCGTATCGCCCATGTTTGCATTTTTCTGTAATTTACCCCAATATCTCAAAGAAGGATACTACCGGTTCCTGGAAAACAAATTGCGCGAGAACTTTGACTTTACCGGCGTACCGATACAAATATTTTTCAGGCAGAAGTAG
- a CDS encoding TonB-dependent receptor, protein MKKTFLFFLFFITLNHAFSQSSGNIKGSITDNKKTPLELVNIILYQTNFRAITNNKGQYSIDNIPAGNYQIIISHIGYQSVKQHIIVKNHETAEFSYPLQDSVIKIPSVEVQGERNAGSITTLPEIGGTNIYSGKKIEVILVDSINADIAQSKARDMFAKVPGITSWELDGSGTQTSVAARGLNPHRSWEFNVNQNGYNVNNDLYGYPEAMYNPPLEAVQQIEIIRGSAALQYGPQFGGMLNYVIKQPDTTRSLSIETEQTYGSFNTSNSFASAGGKKGKFTYYAFFNYRSSDGWRLNSNYNFLNAYASLHYKPTDKMDIGLEYSRENYVQKFAGGLTDAMFAADPRQSTRSRNYFNPILNVPALSFNYAINNKTQLNVKAYTLFGQRNMVIASPGLATNADTISKTTGSYAPREINRDFYNSYTVDARMIKKYDLFGHESALSGGLKYSSAATNRKQNGEGTTGTNFDLTQTGNYGIALLFKTINYGAFLENLFRITDRLSVTPGIRYDNLNSTLNGTEYKVYKNFNPVSLSTTRNIVLGGIGAQYKITQSINIYANYSQAYRPILYSNLIIGSSTAVIDPDLKDASGHNADIGIRGKVKNILNFDLSAFELKYNNRIGNITLTDANGEPYTYTTNAGNALTKGVEAFFELHLLNFDDEQSNNDLSIFSSYAYNHARYLNGKTGAVDLTGKTLEDVPQFVSRSGINGRVHNITATFYYSYVGGSWSDANNTVATKTSPNVGYVPRYGVADFALGYKFSEKYNIRIGVNNLTDNKYFTRRTETLVYVGNGILPGDGRSCYVTLGAKF, encoded by the coding sequence ATGAAAAAAACTTTCCTTTTTTTTCTATTCTTCATAACACTCAATCATGCCTTTTCCCAATCAAGTGGTAATATTAAAGGTAGCATCACCGACAATAAAAAAACACCGTTAGAACTGGTGAATATCATCCTTTACCAAACGAATTTCAGGGCCATCACAAACAATAAAGGTCAATACAGTATCGATAACATTCCTGCCGGAAATTACCAGATCATTATCTCGCACATCGGCTATCAATCTGTTAAACAGCATATAATCGTAAAAAACCATGAGACCGCTGAATTTTCCTATCCACTTCAGGACAGCGTTATTAAGATACCATCTGTTGAAGTACAAGGCGAACGAAATGCGGGAAGCATCACGACGTTACCCGAGATCGGGGGAACAAATATTTATTCGGGCAAAAAAATTGAAGTGATTTTGGTTGACAGTATCAATGCAGATATTGCACAAAGTAAAGCCCGCGATATGTTTGCAAAAGTACCAGGTATCACGTCGTGGGAGCTGGATGGTTCGGGCACCCAAACAAGTGTAGCGGCAAGAGGATTAAATCCGCACAGATCATGGGAGTTCAACGTGAACCAGAATGGTTACAATGTTAATAACGATCTGTATGGTTATCCTGAGGCTATGTACAACCCGCCACTCGAGGCCGTACAGCAAATTGAGATCATCAGGGGATCGGCCGCTCTTCAATACGGTCCTCAGTTTGGCGGAATGCTCAATTATGTAATTAAGCAACCCGACACTACAAGATCATTAAGCATCGAAACCGAGCAAACATATGGATCGTTCAATACCTCAAATTCCTTTGCTTCGGCAGGCGGCAAAAAAGGCAAATTCACTTATTATGCTTTCTTTAATTACCGCAGCAGCGACGGATGGCGTCTTAACTCTAACTATAATTTCCTGAATGCTTATGCAAGCCTGCACTACAAGCCAACAGATAAAATGGATATTGGCCTTGAATACTCGAGAGAAAACTACGTGCAAAAATTTGCCGGCGGGCTTACCGATGCGATGTTTGCTGCCGATCCGCGCCAATCAACAAGGAGCAGAAATTATTTTAACCCGATACTTAACGTGCCCGCTTTGAGTTTTAATTACGCCATCAATAATAAAACACAATTGAATGTCAAAGCCTATACTTTATTCGGGCAAAGAAACATGGTTATTGCCAGCCCGGGTTTAGCCACCAATGCCGATACCATTAGCAAAACTACAGGTTCCTACGCGCCAAGAGAGATAAACAGGGACTTTTACAACAGCTATACTGTTGATGCAAGAATGATAAAAAAATACGACCTGTTCGGCCACGAGAGTGCCCTATCGGGCGGTTTAAAATATTCCAGCGCCGCTACAAACAGAAAACAAAACGGGGAGGGCACTACAGGCACTAATTTTGATCTTACTCAAACCGGCAATTACGGTATCGCGCTGCTCTTTAAAACAATAAACTATGGGGCGTTTCTTGAAAACCTTTTCCGAATCACAGACAGGTTATCCGTAACACCCGGCATCAGGTACGATAATCTCAATTCAACTTTAAACGGGACGGAATATAAAGTATACAAAAACTTCAACCCGGTATCGCTTTCAACCACCAGGAACATTGTGCTGGGTGGAATAGGGGCGCAATATAAGATCACTCAAAGTATTAATATCTATGCTAATTATTCGCAGGCTTACAGGCCCATCCTTTATTCAAATCTTATAATTGGATCGAGTACAGCGGTGATCGACCCGGATTTGAAAGATGCGAGCGGCCACAATGCAGATATTGGCATCCGGGGGAAGGTTAAAAACATATTGAACTTTGATTTAAGCGCTTTTGAACTAAAGTATAACAACAGGATAGGAAATATAACACTGACCGATGCCAACGGAGAGCCGTACACCTACACTACCAATGCAGGTAATGCGCTCACTAAGGGCGTGGAAGCTTTTTTTGAGCTCCACCTGCTTAATTTCGATGACGAGCAAAGTAATAATGATCTTTCAATATTTTCTTCTTACGCTTATAATCATGCCAGGTATTTGAATGGCAAAACAGGCGCGGTTGATCTGACCGGGAAAACATTAGAAGATGTCCCCCAATTTGTTAGTCGCTCGGGCATAAATGGGCGGGTACATAACATCACCGCTACTTTTTATTATTCATACGTTGGCGGATCGTGGTCGGATGCGAACAATACAGTAGCCACCAAAACAAGTCCTAACGTAGGCTATGTGCCGCGATATGGGGTGGCCGATTTTGCCCTGGGTTATAAGTTTTCCGAAAAGTATAACATCAGGATCGGAGTAAATAACCTGACAGATAATAAATACTTTACCCGCAGAACCGAAACGCTCGTTTATGTCGGTAATGGTATATTACCCGGAGATGGAAGATCATGCTATGTTACACTCGGCGCCAAATTCTGA
- a CDS encoding dienelactone hydrolase family protein, giving the protein MNQIRKEDIRQEVFDLYDDYAHNRLDRRDFVQKLSLYAVGGLTVPALMSFLMPDYKGNIQIRADDPRIKSEYIKYDSPKGGGTIKALLSKPADASGKLGGVVVVHENRGLNPYIEDVGRRAALAGFISLAPDALTPLGGYPGDDDKGREMQSKRDKGEMEEDFIDAYHYLKNHKDCNGKVGVVGFCFGGGIANMMAVRIPDLAAAVPFYGSQPAAEDVPKIHAPLMLHYASLDNRITGGWPAYEAALKANGKKYQAFIYENVNHGFHNDTTPRYDKAAAELAWNRTINFFKENLT; this is encoded by the coding sequence ATGAACCAGATCAGGAAAGAAGACATCAGGCAGGAAGTATTCGACCTGTACGATGACTATGCACATAACCGGCTTGACCGTCGTGATTTCGTTCAAAAGTTATCGCTTTACGCCGTTGGCGGTCTAACCGTACCGGCCTTGATGAGTTTCCTGATGCCCGATTACAAAGGGAACATCCAGATCAGGGCTGACGACCCCCGCATAAAATCGGAGTATATCAAGTATGATTCGCCCAAAGGCGGCGGAACTATCAAGGCACTGCTGTCAAAACCGGCAGATGCCAGTGGGAAACTAGGCGGGGTCGTTGTTGTCCACGAGAACCGCGGTTTAAACCCCTATATCGAGGATGTAGGCCGAAGGGCCGCCCTGGCAGGCTTTATTTCGCTCGCACCGGATGCGCTTACACCGCTTGGCGGTTACCCGGGCGACGACGACAAAGGCCGGGAAATGCAAAGCAAAAGGGACAAGGGCGAAATGGAGGAGGATTTTATAGATGCCTATCATTACCTTAAAAATCACAAGGACTGCAACGGCAAAGTAGGCGTTGTGGGCTTTTGTTTTGGCGGTGGCATAGCCAATATGATGGCTGTAAGGATACCCGACCTGGCAGCAGCGGTGCCTTTTTACGGAAGCCAGCCTGCTGCTGAAGATGTGCCTAAAATTCACGCTCCGCTTATGCTGCACTACGCATCGCTCGATAACCGCATTACCGGTGGCTGGCCGGCTTACGAAGCTGCCTTAAAAGCCAACGGCAAAAAATACCAGGCCTTTATTTACGAAAATGTGAACCACGGATTTCATAACGATACAACACCCCGTTATGACAAGGCCGCAGCCGAGCTGGCCTGGAATCGCACGATCAATTTTTTTAAAGAAAATTTGACGTGA
- the era gene encoding GTPase Era: MSHKAGFVSIVGKPNAGKSTLMNALVGEKMSIITPKAQTTRHRILGIVNHEDYQIVFSDTPGIIKPHYALQETMMHQVSGSLVDADLVLLVTDINEKYDESDAIEKLQGSLAPLCVIINKIDKSDEETVKAKVAYWQEKLNPKAIFAVSALKEHNVLAVMNFVIEHLPEHPPYYEKDFLTDRNDRFFASEIIREKIFKIYEKEIPYSTEVIITAFKEGDELYRISSEIIVERDSQKNILIGKGGETLKRVGTYARKDMEELFQRKVFLEMFVKVIPDWRQKKNYLKQFGYES, encoded by the coding sequence ATGAGTCATAAGGCGGGTTTCGTGAGTATAGTTGGTAAGCCCAACGCGGGTAAGTCGACCCTTATGAACGCGCTGGTGGGCGAAAAAATGTCCATCATTACTCCTAAAGCCCAGACAACCAGGCACCGTATACTCGGCATAGTCAATCACGAAGATTACCAGATCGTGTTCTCGGACACTCCCGGAATTATCAAACCGCACTATGCTTTGCAGGAAACGATGATGCACCAGGTGTCCGGTTCGCTGGTGGACGCCGACCTGGTATTGCTGGTAACCGACATTAATGAAAAATATGATGAAAGCGACGCGATAGAAAAGTTGCAGGGCTCGTTGGCCCCGCTTTGCGTGATCATTAATAAGATCGACAAGTCGGACGAGGAAACGGTAAAGGCTAAGGTGGCGTATTGGCAGGAGAAACTAAATCCCAAGGCAATATTCGCCGTTTCGGCATTAAAGGAGCATAATGTACTGGCGGTAATGAATTTCGTGATAGAGCACTTGCCCGAGCATCCACCCTATTACGAAAAGGATTTCCTGACCGATCGTAATGACCGGTTCTTTGCTTCCGAAATTATCCGCGAGAAGATATTTAAGATCTACGAAAAGGAGATACCCTACAGTACCGAAGTTATTATCACTGCCTTTAAAGAAGGTGATGAACTATACCGCATCAGTTCAGAGATCATTGTCGAACGGGATTCGCAGAAGAATATACTAATAGGCAAAGGGGGCGAAACACTGAAACGCGTTGGCACTTATGCCCGTAAGGATATGGAGGAACTTTTTCAGCGTAAGGTGTTCCTGGAGATGTTTGTGAAAGTGATACCCGACTGGCGCCAAAAGAAAAATTACCTGAAACAGTTTGGGTACGAGAGTTAG
- the tnpA gene encoding IS200/IS605 family transposase codes for MTKYRKLSHSFYYCVYHVVWTPKYRFRVLTDVVADTLENKIRAICGWKEVEILEMNIQADHVHMVCSIPPKMSVSDFMGILKGKTALMMFSNYPSLRKKPYWGNHFWSRGYFVSTVGLDEERIKNYVKYQETEERKEDGTTDLKLF; via the coding sequence GTGACGAAATACAGGAAATTATCTCATAGCTTTTACTATTGTGTTTACCATGTTGTGTGGACGCCGAAATATCGCTTCAGGGTATTAACAGATGTGGTGGCCGATACATTGGAGAATAAGATTCGAGCAATATGCGGATGGAAAGAAGTGGAGATATTGGAGATGAATATTCAAGCCGATCATGTTCACATGGTTTGTAGCATCCCGCCAAAGATGAGTGTGAGTGATTTCATGGGGATATTAAAAGGTAAAACAGCACTAATGATGTTCAGTAATTATCCGAGTTTGCGCAAGAAGCCATATTGGGGTAATCATTTTTGGAGTAGAGGTTATTTTGTAAGTACGGTAGGTTTAGATGAAGAACGGATAAAGAACTATGTAAAATATCAGGAAACAGAAGAGCGGAAAGAAGACGGAACAACTGACCTGAAATTGTTTTGA
- a CDS encoding xanthine dehydrogenase family protein molybdopterin-binding subunit: protein METNAISRRNFLRASSLAGTALCLGFYFPADAKKEEIMTAAGAEKTGVEMNAWIHIDTDGKVTLTDHRAEMGQGSYQSVPQIIAEELEVDLNDVNIIFAQGDREKYGNQVTGGSSTIRGSYKKLLKLSASAREMLITAAAGKWNAPASECYAENGRVIHKPSGKKFHYGELVEAASKLEAPKDVVLKKRSDYKLIGKPLHRQDTPLKTNGEAIFGLDKKLPGMLYAVVERNPRLRGKLKSFDASAALKVPGVKKVFKIQTGVFQTFRDGVAVVADSTWSAIQGRKALNIEWDDSGFDHVSTAGIYQQQNDILKNQEGLSARKQGDSDGVLAAAPKKLDVTYETPYQSHSAMEPLNCVAFYQPDKLEIWGPIQAPEWVQDYISTQFKLPKEKVVVNMTFLGGGFGRKAFMDYPHEACLISKEMSAPVQVVWTREDDMTQGPYRAGISYRCQGAITDGQLSALKFKAAGQNIGHWMGAPKTQPNRSISEGFLAPYYKSIANISFWDVPFEIPIPNVWWRSVYASTNGFAYESFLNELAAAAGKDQLDFRREYLKDERCQKLIDKMEEVSGWKARQKNAGYGTAITECFGTTVGQVVKVSGGSGKKLKIDQVWAVMDCGWYVNPDIVKAQVEGAIVMALGAATNHEITFKDGLVEQRNFYNYIMPRMNDVPPVEVHIMENDADAGGVGEPGLPPFAPALTDAIFDLTGKRIRKLPFSLDMI from the coding sequence ATGGAAACTAACGCGATATCAAGAAGAAATTTCCTAAGGGCGTCCAGTCTTGCCGGAACGGCCCTTTGCCTCGGCTTTTATTTTCCTGCGGACGCAAAAAAAGAGGAGATCATGACAGCTGCCGGTGCGGAAAAAACTGGCGTTGAAATGAATGCCTGGATACACATTGATACCGACGGCAAAGTAACGCTTACAGATCACCGGGCCGAAATGGGCCAGGGCTCATATCAATCGGTACCGCAGATCATCGCGGAAGAGCTGGAGGTTGACCTGAACGACGTGAATATTATTTTTGCGCAGGGAGACAGGGAAAAATACGGCAACCAGGTAACCGGGGGAAGCTCGACTATCCGCGGTTCGTATAAAAAATTATTGAAGCTTAGCGCATCGGCGCGTGAAATGCTGATAACCGCTGCTGCCGGGAAATGGAACGCGCCTGCGTCAGAATGTTATGCCGAGAATGGCCGCGTGATCCACAAGCCGTCAGGAAAGAAATTCCATTACGGCGAGTTGGTGGAAGCCGCATCCAAATTGGAGGCGCCGAAGGATGTTGTGCTCAAAAAACGTTCGGATTATAAATTGATTGGCAAACCGCTGCACAGGCAGGATACCCCACTGAAAACCAACGGCGAAGCAATATTTGGCCTGGATAAGAAATTACCCGGTATGCTTTATGCTGTTGTAGAAAGGAACCCGCGTTTGCGCGGTAAGCTGAAGAGCTTTGATGCAAGCGCTGCGCTTAAGGTACCCGGGGTAAAAAAGGTGTTCAAGATCCAAACAGGCGTGTTTCAAACCTTCAGGGATGGTGTGGCCGTTGTGGCTGACAGCACATGGTCGGCCATACAGGGGCGAAAGGCGCTGAACATAGAATGGGATGACAGTGGGTTTGACCATGTTAGCACCGCTGGGATATATCAGCAGCAAAACGACATCTTAAAAAACCAGGAAGGGCTTTCAGCACGAAAACAAGGCGATAGTGATGGCGTTCTGGCTGCTGCGCCTAAAAAGCTTGATGTAACGTATGAAACCCCATATCAATCGCACAGCGCAATGGAACCACTTAATTGCGTGGCATTTTATCAACCTGATAAATTAGAAATCTGGGGGCCCATACAAGCGCCGGAGTGGGTTCAGGATTACATAAGCACACAATTCAAACTGCCTAAGGAAAAGGTGGTAGTTAATATGACCTTTTTAGGCGGTGGCTTCGGTAGGAAGGCATTTATGGATTATCCTCACGAAGCGTGCCTTATCTCGAAAGAAATGAGCGCTCCGGTACAGGTTGTCTGGACAAGAGAAGACGATATGACGCAAGGCCCTTACCGGGCGGGTATCTCGTACAGGTGCCAGGGCGCTATAACCGACGGGCAGCTAAGCGCACTCAAATTCAAAGCGGCCGGGCAGAACATCGGTCACTGGATGGGAGCGCCCAAGACACAACCCAATCGAAGCATTTCAGAAGGATTTCTTGCACCTTACTACAAATCTATAGCCAATATCAGCTTTTGGGATGTGCCATTTGAAATACCTATTCCTAATGTCTGGTGGCGTTCGGTTTATGCATCAACCAACGGTTTTGCCTATGAAAGCTTTTTGAACGAACTGGCTGCCGCCGCGGGCAAGGACCAACTCGATTTTCGCAGGGAATACTTGAAGGACGAACGGTGCCAGAAACTGATAGATAAAATGGAAGAAGTATCTGGCTGGAAAGCCCGGCAGAAAAACGCCGGATATGGCACCGCTATTACCGAGTGTTTTGGAACCACCGTCGGCCAGGTAGTAAAAGTTTCAGGCGGCTCGGGCAAAAAGCTGAAAATAGACCAGGTTTGGGCAGTAATGGATTGCGGCTGGTATGTCAATCCCGATATTGTAAAGGCGCAGGTCGAAGGTGCCATTGTTATGGCTTTAGGCGCGGCAACCAATCATGAGATCACATTCAAAGACGGGCTGGTGGAGCAGAGGAATTTTTACAACTACATTATGCCGCGAATGAACGACGTGCCGCCGGTTGAAGTGCATATTATGGAGAACGACGCTGATGCAGGAGGTGTTGGCGAGCCGGGTCTGCCTCCCTTTGCTCCGGCATTAACTGACGCAATTTTCGACCTGACTGGTAAGCGCATCCGAAAACTACCTTTTAGCCTGGATATGATCTAA